From a region of the Deltaproteobacteria bacterium genome:
- the mltG gene encoding endolytic transglycosylase MltG, translated as MQFTISRKLVFAGIFCIIFFGFILAFLIDVTQPPKGRTKPVLVEIHRGERFCEIVNMLHRERLIRTKASFYLLSILRGVTHQIKAGEYEFPLNISTVSVLDKLVRGDIKRYRFVIPEDQTAHDIADRLAALGLIDREEFIALFEDKNFLVSLDIEGDTAEGFLYPETYYFDRSMGTRKIMVRMITEFWKHVTPAMQKRAQIMGFSLQEWVTLASMIGRETGHKEEKILISAVFHNRLKKGMKLQSDPTAVYNLKGFSGPIKRRHLNTSSPHNTYQIHGLPPGPIANPGLDSLQAALYPAANNFLYFVSRNNGTHFFSTDYASHNKAVKKYQVNGKKE; from the coding sequence ATGCAATTCACCATCTCAAGAAAATTAGTTTTCGCAGGCATATTTTGCATCATTTTTTTCGGATTTATACTCGCATTCCTCATCGATGTCACACAACCCCCAAAGGGACGGACAAAACCTGTTCTAGTCGAAATTCATCGAGGAGAACGTTTTTGCGAAATTGTGAATATGCTTCACCGGGAAAGACTGATTCGTACGAAAGCATCTTTTTATCTGCTCTCCATTCTCAGGGGGGTTACCCATCAAATCAAGGCGGGGGAATACGAGTTTCCCCTGAATATTTCCACGGTTTCGGTTCTGGACAAGTTGGTCAGGGGGGATATCAAGCGCTATCGCTTCGTCATACCGGAAGACCAGACCGCCCATGACATTGCCGATCGTCTTGCCGCGCTTGGCCTGATCGACCGGGAAGAGTTCATTGCCCTGTTCGAAGACAAAAATTTTCTTGTTTCCCTGGATATAGAGGGCGATACGGCCGAAGGTTTTTTATACCCGGAAACGTACTACTTTGACCGTTCCATGGGAACCAGAAAAATCATGGTTCGCATGATAACCGAATTTTGGAAGCACGTTACACCGGCCATGCAAAAGCGCGCGCAAATCATGGGTTTTTCCCTTCAGGAATGGGTAACCCTGGCCTCCATGATCGGCAGGGAAACCGGCCATAAAGAAGAAAAAATCCTGATTTCCGCCGTGTTCCACAATCGTTTGAAAAAAGGAATGAAGCTCCAAAGCGACCCCACCGCAGTGTATAACCTGAAAGGTTTCAGCGGCCCCATCAAGCGTCGACACCTCAACACGTCATCACCTCACAACACGTACCAAATTCACGGCCTGCCTCCCGGGCCCATCGCCAACCCCGGATTGGATTCCCTGCAAGCGGCTCTCTATCCGGCGGCCAACAATTTTCTTTACTTTGTATCCAGGAACAACGGCACCCATTTTTTTTCGACCGATTATGCCTCCCACAACAAAGCAGTAAAAAAATACCAAGTTAACGGAAAAAAAGAATAA
- the ruvX gene encoding Holliday junction resolvase RuvX — MRIIGLDFGEKRIGVAVSDELGLTAQGLTTIIRKNNKQVMEELKQVIHRCQAERIVIGYPLRLDGSEGIQCAKVNRFSEYIEVAFGLPVIKWDETLSSQAAEEVLREADVHWKKRRLLVDKIAATLILQSYLDRPSKPH; from the coding sequence TTGCGCATTATCGGTCTTGATTTCGGTGAAAAAAGAATCGGCGTTGCCGTAAGCGATGAGCTCGGTCTTACCGCCCAAGGTCTTACCACAATCATTCGTAAAAACAATAAGCAGGTCATGGAGGAACTGAAACAGGTCATCCATCGCTGTCAGGCCGAACGGATTGTCATCGGCTATCCCCTGCGGTTGGATGGATCCGAGGGAATCCAATGTGCAAAGGTCAACCGCTTCAGCGAATACATTGAAGTAGCTTTCGGCCTTCCCGTCATCAAGTGGGATGAAACCCTGTCTTCACAAGCTGCGGAAGAGGTCCTCCGCGAAGCGGATGTACACTGGAAAAAACGTCGTCTCCTCGTGGACAAGATCGCCGCGACCTTGATTCTGCAAAGTTATCTCGATCGCCCGTCCAAACCCCATTAG
- a CDS encoding PilZ domain-containing protein — MREKRLFERFEIQVPARIEVAGQNNDHAIFNLETRNLSAGGALVKFMGSLPEGSAVRVDIVLSFEELKTAADPDGSLVLSTTGHIVRSEADGIALRFDENYEFRVRLDALHQGMPSDIR, encoded by the coding sequence ATGAGGGAAAAACGACTGTTTGAACGATTTGAAATCCAAGTACCCGCGAGGATCGAAGTAGCCGGGCAGAACAACGACCACGCCATCTTCAACCTTGAAACCCGCAATCTATCGGCTGGCGGTGCGCTGGTCAAATTCATGGGCTCGCTTCCGGAAGGCAGTGCGGTCAGGGTCGATATCGTCCTATCCTTTGAAGAATTGAAAACCGCCGCCGACCCGGATGGTTCGCTGGTTCTGTCAACCACGGGTCACATCGTGAGATCCGAGGCGGATGGTATCGCTCTTCGCTTTGACGAGAATTATGAATTTCGGGTCCGGTTGGACGCATTGCATCAGGGTATGCCTTCCGATATTCGTTGA
- the selB gene encoding selenocysteine-specific translation elongation factor yields the protein MKHIILGTAGHVDHGKTALIKALTGVDTDRLKEEKKRGITIELGFAALSLPSGPQLGIVDVPGHERFIKNMVSGASGIDLVMMVIAADEGVMPQTREHLQICSFLGIRKGLVVVSKTDMVEADWLELVREDIAGFLKGSFLEGAPMLAVSALKGEGLNELLQALTTLSREVEEEADPGIFRLPVDRVFSMKGFGTVITGTLMSGTIDLGEIVEILHSGVSSKIRGIQVHKHLVTRAEAGQRTAINFQGLEKESISRGDMVVRPGTLIPTRNLDVQLEYLPECERKLKNRAQVRFHYGTSEVMARLIPLDREEVAPGEKIFACLVLDEPVIVMAGDRFVIRSYSPVTTIGGGLVIDPHPPKHKRFKQDVVDEFITLMDGEETARAGVIIGRAGLRGITLHELVVRTGMTRNLLRRILESMFSSRDAVLLDKEETRVVSRIPYDVLLNRFLAELAQYHLKNPLREGLPREALRMNLGLGGNQKIFAMAIKDLEKQGKIIVERENIRLASHRVDLGIGLEAMRREIETLYQKAGLTPPTAREVLERYPGERARVGDVLSVLFKEGSLIRVSEDLYFSKEVISSLRDAYKKLLLAQGQASPAGFRDLTGLSRKFVIPLMEYFDMSKLTIRSGDVRILREK from the coding sequence ATGAAGCACATTATCCTGGGAACAGCCGGACACGTTGATCACGGAAAGACAGCGCTCATCAAGGCCCTGACCGGCGTTGATACGGATCGTCTGAAAGAGGAAAAAAAACGAGGGATCACGATCGAACTGGGCTTTGCCGCCCTTTCCCTTCCCAGCGGTCCGCAATTGGGAATTGTCGATGTCCCCGGCCATGAGCGTTTCATCAAGAACATGGTGTCCGGTGCGTCAGGAATTGATCTTGTCATGATGGTCATTGCCGCTGACGAAGGGGTTATGCCCCAGACCAGAGAACATCTCCAGATTTGTTCTTTTCTGGGCATCAGGAAGGGACTGGTCGTTGTTTCCAAAACCGACATGGTTGAGGCGGACTGGCTGGAATTGGTCAGGGAGGATATCGCGGGTTTCCTGAAAGGATCGTTTCTCGAAGGGGCTCCCATGCTTGCCGTTTCCGCATTGAAAGGGGAGGGCTTGAATGAACTTCTCCAGGCATTGACCACCCTCTCCCGGGAAGTCGAGGAAGAGGCCGATCCCGGTATTTTCCGCCTTCCCGTTGATCGCGTTTTTTCGATGAAGGGTTTCGGCACGGTGATCACCGGTACCCTCATGTCCGGGACGATTGATCTCGGAGAAATCGTTGAGATATTGCACTCCGGGGTGTCCTCAAAAATACGTGGTATCCAGGTACACAAGCATTTGGTTACGCGGGCCGAGGCCGGTCAGAGAACGGCCATCAACTTTCAGGGGCTTGAAAAGGAGTCCATCAGCCGGGGAGACATGGTGGTGCGACCGGGTACACTGATCCCGACACGGAACCTGGATGTTCAGTTAGAGTATCTGCCCGAGTGTGAGCGGAAGCTGAAGAATCGTGCCCAGGTTCGTTTCCATTACGGGACCAGTGAGGTCATGGCCCGTCTCATTCCGCTGGATCGGGAAGAGGTGGCACCCGGGGAGAAAATATTCGCCTGCCTGGTCCTCGACGAACCGGTCATTGTCATGGCGGGGGATCGGTTTGTCATTCGCAGCTATTCGCCGGTGACGACGATTGGCGGCGGTCTGGTCATTGATCCCCACCCGCCGAAGCACAAGCGTTTCAAGCAGGACGTGGTGGACGAATTCATCACACTGATGGATGGGGAAGAAACGGCGAGGGCAGGGGTGATCATCGGCCGTGCCGGTCTGAGAGGGATTACGCTTCACGAACTGGTTGTCCGCACGGGCATGACGCGCAATCTGTTACGGAGGATTCTGGAGAGCATGTTTTCAAGCCGGGATGCGGTTTTGCTGGACAAGGAAGAAACGCGGGTTGTTTCCCGCATTCCATATGACGTACTCTTAAACCGTTTTCTGGCGGAACTCGCACAATACCATCTCAAAAATCCTCTGCGGGAAGGATTGCCCCGGGAAGCATTGCGCATGAATCTGGGGCTCGGAGGAAACCAGAAAATATTCGCCATGGCAATCAAGGATCTGGAGAAACAGGGAAAGATCATTGTAGAGAGGGAGAATATCAGGCTTGCGTCACATCGTGTGGATCTGGGAATCGGTCTTGAGGCGATGCGACGGGAAATCGAGACGCTTTATCAAAAGGCGGGGCTCACACCGCCGACGGCGCGGGAGGTCCTGGAGAGGTATCCCGGCGAAAGGGCCAGGGTTGGCGATGTCCTGTCGGTCCTGTTCAAAGAAGGGAGCCTCATTCGGGTGTCGGAGGATCTTTATTTTAGCAAAGAAGTGATTTCCTCGCTTCGAGACGCATATAAAAAGCTTCTGCTAGCCCAGGGACAGGCGAGTCCCGCCGGTTTCAGGGACCTGACGGGTTTATCGCGAAAATTCGTCATTCCCCTTATGGAGTATTTTGATATGAGCAAGCTTACCATTCGTTCGGGGGATGTCCGTATTTTAAGGGAAAAATGA
- the fdhD gene encoding formate dehydrogenase accessory sulfurtransferase FdhD, translating to MIANMVQDNLSKALRIFPVTRFDGIRFETTEVPLAREVALRIIYNRDQVMTVACVGNHLDELAVGFLRSEGFLRSFLDIESLTVREDEATVEVLTVDHRRVKTGMGRDCGTLFSSGARGIGSENKREEEYLGSLSMRLDPKKILHWMEELVGRSVLHNASHGTHCSALVDRNGILICREDIGRHNTIDMIGGYALLHDMDCSDKILMTTGRISSEMVNKIRHLGIPILVSRSAPTTEAIRILEEVGITLVAYVRGGKMNIYTHKDRVILGL from the coding sequence ATGATAGCTAACATGGTACAGGACAACCTTTCGAAGGCGCTGAGAATTTTTCCCGTGACCCGCTTTGACGGGATTCGCTTTGAGACAACCGAAGTGCCTTTGGCCAGGGAAGTTGCCTTGCGGATCATTTACAACCGGGATCAGGTGATGACCGTCGCCTGCGTGGGCAACCATCTCGATGAACTGGCTGTGGGGTTTCTGCGCTCGGAAGGGTTCCTCAGGTCTTTTCTGGACATTGAAAGCTTGACGGTGCGGGAGGATGAGGCCACGGTTGAAGTCTTGACGGTGGACCACCGGCGGGTCAAAACCGGGATGGGACGGGACTGCGGCACCCTTTTTTCGAGTGGTGCCCGCGGCATCGGCAGCGAAAACAAGCGGGAGGAGGAATATTTGGGTTCTCTGTCCATGCGCCTGGATCCAAAAAAAATCCTGCACTGGATGGAAGAGCTGGTGGGGCGTTCTGTTTTACACAATGCCAGTCATGGGACTCACTGTTCCGCCCTGGTGGATCGAAACGGTATTCTGATCTGTCGGGAAGACATCGGCCGTCACAATACCATAGACATGATCGGTGGATACGCCCTGCTCCATGACATGGACTGTTCGGACAAGATTCTGATGACCACGGGCAGAATTTCCTCGGAGATGGTGAACAAGATCCGACATTTGGGGATCCCCATTCTTGTCAGCCGATCCGCCCCGACAACGGAAGCGATCCGGATTCTCGAAGAGGTGGGGATAACCCTTGTCGCTTACGTCAGGGGGGGAAAAATGAACATTTATACACACAAGGACAGGGTTATCTTGGGCCTATGA
- a CDS encoding HD domain-containing protein produces the protein MKNIFINGIKAGDRVEDLFLVEEKNLAFSMKGSPYLSLRLKDKTGQMDGRIWDNAQQLDKVFRKGDIIFTRARAVSYKSMIQLSIIDVRVATPEEMTWEDFLPTVKGDIDGMYNELMAFADQVVSPHLKALLDAFFSDSEIAGPFRRAPAAKGFHHVNIGGLLEHTLSVTRLLALVADHYPKSNRDLLIVGGILHDIGKIREFTYQGNIDYSDEGRLIGHIAIGLEMLNAKIATIPDFPSNLAMELRHLILSHHGMLEFGSPKRPKTVEAMLVHQIDDMDAKANALQEYIDSNENTDSDWTPFHRLFERYIYKGGT, from the coding sequence ATGAAGAATATTTTTATTAACGGGATCAAGGCGGGAGATCGGGTCGAGGATTTATTTCTCGTGGAGGAGAAAAACCTGGCTTTTTCCATGAAAGGGTCTCCATATCTCAGTTTACGCCTCAAGGACAAGACGGGGCAGATGGATGGTCGGATTTGGGACAACGCGCAGCAACTGGACAAGGTTTTCAGGAAGGGGGATATTATTTTTACCCGGGCCCGTGCAGTGAGCTACAAGAGCATGATCCAGTTATCGATCATCGATGTGCGGGTGGCCACTCCCGAAGAAATGACCTGGGAGGACTTTTTACCGACCGTCAAGGGCGACATCGACGGCATGTACAATGAATTGATGGCGTTTGCCGATCAGGTCGTGTCGCCGCACCTGAAGGCTCTCCTGGACGCGTTTTTCTCCGATAGCGAGATTGCCGGGCCTTTCCGCCGGGCTCCGGCCGCCAAGGGGTTTCATCATGTCAACATCGGGGGGCTTCTTGAACACACCCTGTCGGTGACACGCCTTCTGGCCCTGGTGGCGGATCATTATCCCAAAAGCAATCGGGATCTCCTGATCGTGGGGGGCATCCTCCATGATATTGGAAAAATAAGGGAGTTTACCTACCAGGGGAACATCGATTACAGCGATGAAGGCCGCCTCATCGGGCATATCGCGATCGGTCTGGAGATGCTGAACGCGAAAATCGCGACGATCCCCGATTTTCCATCCAATCTGGCCATGGAATTACGGCATCTGATTCTCAGCCATCACGGCATGCTGGAATTCGGCTCGCCGAAACGGCCGAAAACCGTGGAGGCCATGCTTGTCCACCAGATTGACGATATGGACGCCAAGGCCAACGCCTTGCAGGAATATATTGACAGCAACGAAAACACCGATTCCGATTGGACACCGTTTCATCGCCTGTTCGAACGCTATATTTACAAGGGGGGAACATAA
- a CDS encoding nucleotidyl transferase AbiEii/AbiGii toxin family protein: MTSSSLRNIAASVHQRILNKSRESARPFNDLLQYYAIERFLYRLSRSSYAGKFILKGALMLMVWEVRAFRSTMDIDMLGKMENRTDAIMAMARDVCLQEVEPDGVVFDPSSIRGQMITEDADYEGVRINFRGSLDTARITIQLDVGFGDIVIPPPELMAYPTILDLPAPQIRGYSKESTIAEKLEAMVRRGIMNSRMKDFWDIRLLSRQFDFDGQTLARAIKETFTARHTVIPSDPVAFTESFILDEAKQSQWEAFLRKNRMTGVQDTFEEAVNGISLFLKPVLDGLVNSKPVPVTWIAPGPWHR, encoded by the coding sequence ATGACGAGCTCCTCTCTGCGGAATATTGCGGCTTCTGTTCATCAGCGTATTCTCAACAAGTCGAGAGAATCTGCACGCCCCTTCAACGATCTGTTACAATACTATGCGATCGAACGTTTTCTGTACAGGCTCTCCCGGTCTTCTTATGCCGGGAAATTCATTCTCAAAGGCGCATTGATGCTCATGGTGTGGGAAGTGCGTGCGTTTCGATCCACGATGGACATCGACATGCTGGGAAAGATGGAAAACAGGACGGATGCCATCATGGCCATGGCCCGTGATGTATGTCTTCAGGAAGTGGAACCGGACGGGGTTGTATTCGACCCGAGCAGCATCCGTGGACAGATGATCACAGAAGACGCCGATTACGAAGGGGTCCGCATCAATTTCCGGGGTTCTTTGGATACCGCCCGGATAACGATTCAGCTTGATGTCGGTTTTGGCGATATTGTAATTCCACCACCCGAGTTGATGGCGTATCCGACGATTCTCGATCTGCCGGCGCCGCAAATACGTGGCTACAGTAAGGAAAGCACGATTGCCGAGAAGTTAGAAGCGATGGTCAGGCGGGGCATCATGAACAGCCGTATGAAAGATTTTTGGGATATCCGGTTGCTTTCCAGACAGTTTGATTTCGATGGCCAGACCCTGGCAAGGGCGATTAAAGAAACATTCACTGCCCGCCACACAGTTATCCCATCTGATCCTGTGGCATTTACCGAATCGTTCATCCTGGATGAGGCAAAACAGTCTCAATGGGAGGCGTTCCTACGCAAGAACCGGATGACTGGTGTACAAGATACTTTCGAAGAAGCGGTTAATGGCATTTCCCTCTTTTTGAAGCCTGTTCTGGATGGTCTTGTAAACAGCAAGCCTGTCCCTGTAACATGGATCGCACCCGGCCCATGGCACAGGTAA
- a CDS encoding transcriptional regulator, whose protein sequence is MSLISKKQGTEAIKRARAVLHSPTGIFRTGEAIKSGIHPRTIYAMRDQGIIERMGRGIYRFADMPSLGNPDLATVALKVPKGIICLISALSYHELTTEIPHEIYLALPRGAEPPRLDFPPLRIFWFSGPAFTEGIEQHDANGIPVKVYNPEKTLADCFKYRNKIGLDVVLEALKFYRQRKRFRSDCLMQYARICRVEKVMRPYLEATL, encoded by the coding sequence ATGTCGCTAATCAGTAAAAAGCAGGGCACAGAGGCAATAAAACGGGCCAGAGCTGTGCTCCACTCGCCAACAGGTATCTTTCGCACCGGAGAGGCAATCAAGTCGGGAATCCATCCCCGGACTATCTATGCCATGCGTGATCAGGGAATTATCGAGCGAATGGGACGTGGGATCTACCGCTTTGCCGATATGCCTTCTCTGGGTAACCCGGATCTTGCTACCGTTGCCCTGAAAGTCCCCAAAGGTATTATTTGTCTTATTTCCGCTCTCTCCTATCACGAGCTGACCACCGAAATTCCCCATGAAATTTATCTAGCTCTGCCGCGGGGCGCCGAACCTCCAAGGCTCGATTTTCCGCCGCTCCGTATTTTCTGGTTCAGTGGTCCCGCTTTTACGGAAGGAATTGAGCAGCACGACGCAAACGGCATCCCGGTGAAAGTTTACAATCCGGAGAAAACCCTGGCCGACTGTTTTAAATACCGCAATAAGATCGGGCTCGACGTTGTCCTGGAGGCCCTGAAATTCTATCGGCAGAGGAAACGCTTCCGGTCGGACTGTCTCATGCAATATGCCCGGATATGTCGTGTCGAGAAGGTCATGCGTCCCTATCTGGAGGCAACGCTATGA